Proteins found in one Acidobacteriota bacterium genomic segment:
- a CDS encoding prohibitin family protein has product MSDTADRSYRTRARRLRVRVQAWLTRHAFGLSITGLLALFTLVFFWSAIVYTIHPGQAGVYWKRFSGTQINVIYREGTHFIPPWNKLYIYDLRVAKIDYTVAVLATDGLEISVDVTMRYRPEARSLPQLHQNIGPDYAERIIVPEVVSVVREVIGRYRPEQLYTLRSEDIARQLVARATVEARAHFLQIDDVIIRRITLPVSVQAAIQQKLQQEQEALEYDYRIEKEKREAERKKIEAIGISDFQNAISSGITPAYLQWKGIEATLALAQSANAKVVIVGGKDGLPLILNTPQ; this is encoded by the coding sequence ATGAGCGACACCGCTGATCGGTCGTATCGAACGCGGGCCCGGCGTCTGCGCGTCAGGGTGCAGGCCTGGCTGACGCGGCACGCCTTCGGGTTATCCATCACCGGCTTGCTGGCGCTCTTCACGCTCGTGTTCTTCTGGAGCGCGATCGTCTATACGATTCACCCCGGTCAGGCCGGCGTGTACTGGAAGCGCTTTTCGGGGACGCAGATCAACGTGATCTATCGGGAAGGCACCCATTTCATTCCGCCCTGGAACAAGCTCTACATCTACGACCTGCGGGTCGCGAAAATCGACTACACGGTGGCGGTGCTGGCGACCGATGGCCTGGAGATTAGCGTCGACGTCACCATGCGCTACCGCCCGGAGGCCCGGAGCCTGCCGCAGCTGCACCAGAACATCGGCCCTGACTACGCTGAGCGGATCATCGTGCCCGAGGTGGTGTCGGTGGTGCGTGAAGTGATCGGGCGATATCGCCCGGAGCAACTCTACACACTCCGTTCCGAAGACATCGCCCGGCAGCTCGTCGCCCGCGCCACGGTCGAGGCTCGCGCACACTTCCTCCAGATCGACGACGTGATCATCCGGCGGATCACGCTGCCGGTATCGGTACAGGCGGCCATTCAGCAGAAGCTTCAGCAGGAACAGGAAGCGCTGGAGTATGACTACCGAATCGAGAAGGAGAAGCGAGAGGCGGAACGCAAGAAGATCGAAGCGATTGGCATCTCCGACTTCCAGAACGCCATCTCCAGCGGTATTACACCCGCCTACCTGCAATGGAAAGGCATCGAAGCGACCCTCGCCCTGGCCCAGTCGGCCAACGCCAAGGTCGTGATCGTCGGTGGCAAGGATGGCTTGCCGCTGATCCTGAACACGCCACAATAG
- a CDS encoding MbtH family NRPS accessory protein yields the protein MSDTDDDTTVYRVVINHEEQYSIWPDWKDLPLGWTAVGPTGSKDVCLEYIKDTWTDMRPLSLRQSMDGRNDKS from the coding sequence ATGAGCGACACCGACGACGACACCACCGTCTACCGCGTGGTCATCAATCACGAGGAGCAGTACTCGATCTGGCCCGACTGGAAGGACCTGCCGCTCGGCTGGACCGCGGTGGGACCGACGGGGTCCAAAGACGTGTGCCTCGAGTACATCAAGGACACCTGGACCGACATGCGGCCGTTGAGCCTCCGCCAATCCATGGACGGCCGGAACGACAAGTCGTGA